The DNA segment ATATAATGCATTGAGCGTGTATATGGAAGGTATATTAAAAACAGCGCAAAGATAATGATATGCACTTCCCCTGCAGGTTCAATCCCTGTAAAATGAAAAGTAATCAGCCCTTTCCAGAATTCCCTGTATTCAGAAAAGGTTGGGTCAACAAAATACCATGCATATAGTCCGCTTAAAAAGACAGCCAGAGTAAATATGTAATTAAAGTAAGTTAATGGCGATGCGTAAGTTTTCAAATCTTTATCCGTAAGCCTTTTTATTATCAAGCCTATGCTGCCAAAAACCCCGGTTGTAAAACTGACAACACCGATTACAATTGTTAAATAATAAAAGATATTTACACCAATAACCTCTGCTATTGCCCCTAAGAAACATAATATGTGGAATGTAATAATCAGTATAAAACCAATATGCCACGGATATAGAACAAGCCAGTAGCTTTTATGCCTCTTGAAATATTCTCCAAGGTACAAATATTCCTTTAAAAGATATATTAACCCTCTTAAAAACCTTTTTTGGCGTGCCTTTGTCCACCACTCAATATCTTCAAAATATGAGCCTCCATACTTATATCTCTCTTCATGGATAACCGGATAAAGATCCCACCGGAGATGAACGGGCAACCTGAGGTATTTAACAATCTTTACCGTGTACATGGTTATGATGAAGATGTAGGCAAAATAGGTGAATATGGCAAGAAAGATGCTCATGTCATTTAGCTGAGAGATAAGAGCTGAGAGCAGAGAATCTTTCACTCTTTGCTCTATGCTCCTTGCTCCATGCTGACGTTAAACGCATCCCGTGGGTTTCGGTAACCCTGCTATCTTACAGGCTCCCTTGGCAGGACCGCCAGGAAAGAGCCGATAGATTGTCTTAAGATCGAGGCCTGTCTGCTTACAGAGCATTCTGATCGGGGGAGCGATCTCGTATTTGATGTAGTAATCTCTCAGATAGTTCACAAGCTTCCAGTGATCTTCGCCCATGGGATATGCCTGCTCCACCTTTGCCAGGTCTTCTGCAACTTCCTTGTTCCACTTATCAGGTTCCTGAATAAAACCATCCTCATCAATCTCAATTTCCGTTCCACCAAGTGTAGCCTTTGGCATCTGTTACCTCCTGCTATTTTTTCTTGATATATTTTTCTGGTTCTTCATCGAACCTTTTCTTACATGCCTTACTGCAAAAATAATAATTTTGCCCTTCATATTTGCTTTGACCTCTTGCCTTCTTTTCCTCTACCTCTTCATGACATACGGGACATGTTGCCATGGCTTCTCCTTTCTAAGTTATCTTTGTGGGAATGGGCATAGCGTTTCTTTTGCTTTAGTATAAGTGATACAAAACCCTCTGCCCATTGAGGTACACTTAAGGCATGCAAATGGGTATAAGCTGCAAAGAGGTTTTTAAAAAAAACACCATCAACCTTACCGTCAATCCCATGCCCTCGCTTTATTTTATAGGCAAACTTCAAATCATCCGAGTATAACAGTTTCGAATGATGGAATTCATGACCACGTAGCACCGAACCTAAGGGAAAGAATGGGTTTTCGTTGCCAACTTCTACTTCCACATACCCGTGCCCCTGAGGTCTCTTGCATATTTCGATATCTGCAGGGATTGCGCCTACCATTTCATAACGTCGGCCTTGCCAGCGAATTCCACGGCATAGATAAGTAAGTCCTGCACATTCTGCATAGACTGGTAAACCACCTTCGATAGCCAGAGCGATCTCATGTCGGAGACCCTTATTTGCTTCCAATTCCGCTGAAAATAATTCAGGGAAACCTCCTCCAATATAAAGACCCTCAATCCTTGGCAGTCTAGTGTCCTTAATTGAATCAATAAATAATAATTCAGCACCCGAATTCATCAACATCTCTAAATTTTCAGGGTAATAAAAGTTAAATACCTGATCAAAAAGCACCCCTATTCGGACATTAATCTCTTTTTTATTCTTTTCTTCCTCTCCTTTTACAAAATGCCTTTCTGCACTTCTGGCGATTGATAATATCCCGTCAATATCCATGCACCCTTCAATTACACGCAATATGTGTTCGATTGCAGAAAGACCGGATATGCTTTCCCTGAATGGTATGAGGCCCAGATGCCGTTCGGTTATATTGAGACCAGCATCCCTTGGAATGGCCCCTAAAACAGGTATTTTACAGTACCTTTCTATAGCATCAACAAGTTTAGCCTTGTGCCTTTGCCCCGATACATTGTTGAGGATAACCCCGGCAATCGGGGTATCGGGTTCAAAGTTTTTATACCCGTTTACCAACGCCGCCACACTGCGGGTTACTCTTTCAGTATTGATAACAAGGATAACCGGGGTACGAATCATCCTTGCAAGATGTGCAGAACTCCCCCTGCCGTTCTTATCAATACCGTCGTATAACCCCATATTACCCTCAATAATCACCAAATCGGAGCCTATTGATGTCTGTTCAAAACTCTTCAATAATGTGGCTTCACTCATCAAAAAGGCATCCAGATTACGGCAACTCTTGTTTGATGCTGCAGAAAGCCATGATGCATCAATATAGTCAGGGCCTTTTTTAAAGGGTTGTATTGATAGGCCCCTTTTTCTGAAGGCATCACATAGTCCTACACTTACAATGGTTTTACCTGAACGCCCGCTCGGTGCTCCTACCATCACACGGGGAGGTATTTCGTAGGTGCTTTCCGTTTGCTTTATAT comes from the Pseudomonadota bacterium genome and includes:
- the cobB gene encoding hydrogenobyrinic acid a,c-diamide synthase (glutamine-hydrolyzing), whose translation is MGNIKQTESTYEIPPRVMVGAPSGRSGKTIVSVGLCDAFRKRGLSIQPFKKGPDYIDASWLSAASNKSCRNLDAFLMSEATLLKSFEQTSIGSDLVIIEGNMGLYDGIDKNGRGSSAHLARMIRTPVILVINTERVTRSVAALVNGYKNFEPDTPIAGVILNNVSGQRHKAKLVDAIERYCKIPVLGAIPRDAGLNITERHLGLIPFRESISGLSAIEHILRVIEGCMDIDGILSIARSAERHFVKGEEEKNKKEINVRIGVLFDQVFNFYYPENLEMLMNSGAELLFIDSIKDTRLPRIEGLYIGGGFPELFSAELEANKGLRHEIALAIEGGLPVYAECAGLTYLCRGIRWQGRRYEMVGAIPADIEICKRPQGHGYVEVEVGNENPFFPLGSVLRGHEFHHSKLLYSDDLKFAYKIKRGHGIDGKVDGVFFKNLFAAYTHLHALSVPQWAEGFVSLILKQKKRYAHSHKDNLERRSHGNMSRMS
- a CDS encoding YHS domain-containing protein encodes the protein MATCPVCHEEVEEKKARGQSKYEGQNYYFCSKACKKRFDEEPEKYIKKK
- a CDS encoding respiratory nitrate reductase subunit gamma, producing MKDSLLSALISQLNDMSIFLAIFTYFAYIFIITMYTVKIVKYLRLPVHLRWDLYPVIHEERYKYGGSYFEDIEWWTKARQKRFLRGLIYLLKEYLYLGEYFKRHKSYWLVLYPWHIGFILIITFHILCFLGAIAEVIGVNIFYYLTIVIGVVSFTTGVFGSIGLIIKRLTDKDLKTYASPLTYFNYIFTLAVFLSGLYAWYFVDPTFSEYREFWKGLITFHFTGIEPAGEVHIIIFALFLIYLPYTRSMHYISRLFAFFLIRWDDEPNTKGSELEKKLQEQLKWKVTWSAPHIKSGKTWGENAKK
- a CDS encoding TusE/DsrC/DsvC family sulfur relay protein is translated as MPKATLGGTEIEIDEDGFIQEPDKWNKEVAEDLAKVEQAYPMGEDHWKLVNYLRDYYIKYEIAPPIRMLCKQTGLDLKTIYRLFPGGPAKGACKIAGLPKPTGCV